The sequence below is a genomic window from Schistocerca nitens isolate TAMUIC-IGC-003100 chromosome 4, iqSchNite1.1, whole genome shotgun sequence.
AACTGtatggaaaaaaatgtaaatgagcgtttggcgtcattgggcgggaggccccttgcgtggcaggtccggcctccttggtgcgggtcttattacattctacgccacattgggcgacctccgtgccggatgaagacagcacaacacccagtccctgagcggagaaaatccccgagccaggcgggaatcgatcccgggcccgtaggacagcaatccgtcacgctgaccactcagctatcgaggcggacattgTAAAGAATACAAAAGGAACTGTAGCTATAAGAGCGAAGGACATGAAAAAcatgcagttgttgagaagggttTGAGACAAGTTTATAGCATACATtctatattattcaatctgtacgctgGGCAAACAATTagtgaaaccaaggagaaatttggaaatggaattaaagttcagatagaaaaagaaaaattataatttGAATATCAGCAACAGTAATAGAAGCGTAATGGAGTGtaatgaaagtaaatctgatgatactgtaggagaattttaggaactgagacactaaaagtagtagaggtTCCTTTCTGGGCAGAAAAAATCGGAGGATGgtaaaagaagggaaaacagaaaatgCTGAGTGCATAagaaaagtgaaatttgttaacatcgaatataaattaaagTTTTAGGAAGGTAATTCTCAGgatatttgtctggattgtagccttGTATGGTAATGGAATGAGGACTGTCAGCAGCGCATACAGAAAGAGAGTAGttacttttgatatgtggtgctgtaGAACAATGCTGCTGATTTAACTGGTAAGTCAAATAAATTATAATAGAAGAAACAAATGTATGCCACTGTTTGagtgaaagaagggatcagttgctaCCACACATGCTGTACCATCAAGATAAATCGAAATGCATAATTAAAGAAAGTGGTCCCCACACAACCTGTGACCTCCAAGTATTTTTATAGCGTCCATTATAGCTCTCACACAACCTTCCAATTACATAAAAATGGGAGTAAACCTCATATGTTACTTCATGTCCCATGCTCGACTCACTGATGTTTAGAGCTTGTAAAGCTACTATATGCGGATATGCTGATTTCTAATCGATTAACATCGGGTGGTTTAGCGGTGATTCGAAGTGCTGTAGGAACGTAATCGAACAGCCTTGCGAATACTGCTGTTTTCATTTTGGAAAACGGGGGTTTCCGCAGAATATTCGTCATGAAGACGTAAAAGAAAAGGCAACACTTGGTCAGGATGGTTCATGTTAAGGGCGCCCTAAACGAATGAGCAAAAGTCATAGTACGAAAAACACTGCCAAAATATCATAGAACCGCCTCCGTACTGAAGGGACCTCCTATAAACTGCAAGTTAAATTCTTCAATGGGCCGCGATATCTGAAAAGAGGATGTATGGCAATTCTTTGGGCCACAATGCACGTCTTCCGGTCGGCTACTGTCTTTGTTATTTGACCCGTGGAAGACGCAAATCTTTATGTGATGCTGCTAGAAACGGCTGTCCGAGAGGTACCCGAATCTTGATATCTATTACATCCTTCGCAGTGTTCCCTTGGAAACTGGTTTAAATAGACCAAATTCACTGTCGGAGTGAAACCGACCGTCATTCAGAAGTCATCATCCTCGTCTCCAGGCCCTGTCGATGAGGATCTTTGtgcgaccactgttcttacgcagTATTACATGGGTGCGAGTGGCACACCCGTGGCACAAAATTCTTTATTGACATGTTGCACAGCCCGCGGTTATACACGAACAAATAAGAAAACTACATTCATGGTGTAAccatgggcacgtccaaacacggtAGCTGATTTCTGTCATGCTGTCAAGTCTTTACATCGAGCGAGCTTACTGCTCTGGACATGATTTACATCAGTCGTGATTACATGACAGTCTGGTACCAGTTatatacccccctcccccctacagcGCCTGCGTGTCCTTCTATAGGgaatgactaatattttgtctaagggttttatttaaatttaatatcGCGAGGACACTCAAGCTAGTTTCATCCAAGTGAAAGGAAATTAATGGTAACAGTGTTACCATTATCACACCAATGTTTGTAACAGTCAGCTAGTCTCTAGGTGGTTATTTCTCGACAACTGACCTTTAGCAGCTTCCTGCAGCGCCCTCTGACACGCACGAAGCCATCACGGCATCTCTCGCGTGAATAAAATATTGTAGGCTCCGGGTTAGGTGTTGTTGTCGGTGCGAAAGTCGGGGTAGGCTCTGCTGTAGTTCTCAAAAACCTACGTTGCTGGCCATGCGTCCACATTCTCCGGCACCGTCCTGCTACCATAACGTACCCATCTCGACATCTTGTGTGAATGAATACGAAGGTAGCGGTTGGCTCTGGTGTGGTAGCGGCTGAGGTAGTGGTTGTCTCTTCCTGAGTCTGTGCCACTGCTGCTGTCACAGACAACAGGAGGAACAGGTGGCAGGCCTGCAGTGACATGGCTCTCGTCAACTGTGCGAGGATGTCTGCTGGAACTGGGCATCGGCCTAAGAGTTCGCCTCGTGTATCCAAGAACCGGAAAATGATATTTCTCCATCAAACTAACATCTCGAAACGAGGAAAGCCACATCCTCTTGAGTACGAACACTTCCAGGAAATATTGCGATCATCCAGATACAGCCTCTGACTGTCGGTCGATTTCGTAGTCTTCTACGGGATACAGTCATCTGCAGCACAGAAACGTGAAAATATCTTAGCGAAATCTCTAAGACGTTTCGGTACCAGTGTGCTGCATTCACACCTACTCTATTCGATTCTTGGTGGACGCCGGATTCCTGTTCATGACAGAACAATATATAAAATTTCCATTCAGTGTCCAGACACTTATAGGCAGAGAGATCAGCCCCTGATTAGATGGAAATGTTACACTTGGTGACCATTTCAGAAgtttatgccgcgcgggattagccaagcggtctagggcgctgcagtcctggactgtgcggctggtcccggcggaggttcgagtcctccctcggacatgggtgtgtgtgtctgtccttaggataatttaggttaagtagtgtgtaagcttaggtactgatgaccttagcagttaagtcccataatatttcacacacacacacacacacacacacacacacacacagaggtttaAGCTATTACGTGTCACCTAGTCTCACCTACATCTTGCATCATCGATTATACTATTGTAAACAATACTCTGTTTCACAGTTAATAAAGTAATATAATCTCAGAAGTGCCATATTAAGCGTAAAACATCGTGAAAGTGGTTTGCgtggatatgaaactttctggcagagtgaaaatctcattctggaaacatcccccaggctgtggctaagccatgtcaacgcaatatcctttctttcaggagtgctagttctgcaaggttcgcaggagagcttctctaaagtttggaaggtaggagacgagatactggcagaagtgaagctgagaggacggggcgtgagtcgtgcttgggtagctcagttggtagagcacttgcccgcgaaaggcaaaggtcccgagttcgagtttcggtccgtcacacagttttaatctgccagaaagtttcgtagcagcgcacactccgctgcagagtgaaaatctcactctgtaaacatcccccaggctgtggctgagccacgtCTCCGTCATATCCttccttccaagagtgctagttctgcaaggttcgcaggagagcttctctaaagtttgggaggtaggagacgagatactggcagaagtgaagctgtgaggacggggcgtgagtcgtgcttaggtagctcagttggtagagcatttgcccgcgaaaggcaaaggtcccgagttcgagtctcggtccggcatacagttttaatctgcccgaaagtttcagttcagtgataggtttatcCTTATtataatcgacagcaaacctacaccaacaacgatagttc
It includes:
- the LOC126251516 gene encoding uncharacterized protein LOC126251516, with the translated sequence MSLQACHLFLLLSVTAAVAQTQEETTTTSAATTPEPTATFVFIHTRCRDGYVMVAGRCRRMWTHGQQRRFLRTTAEPTPTFAPTTTPNPEPTIFYSRERCRDGFVRVRGRCRKLLKGTRPGSADSQPAPMSEKLLEEAVNATNGSQTTQPIGKSAERTMCPEGSRFKFGMCLTPLFVRLVTLPKHCPAGYVLIEDSCRNIKGTRQ